The following proteins are encoded in a genomic region of Eulemur rufifrons isolate Redbay chromosome 18, OSU_ERuf_1, whole genome shotgun sequence:
- the NKAPL gene encoding NKAP-like protein, producing MAPVSRPRYAEDTLGSRRRRRSSSGSPPSTQSTRSPWGGRSRSHSRCLEGFRPPWSESGVGTSCPVSLSGSREPPPGLRNYAFSSSSISYGEYRYHHHSCPGNRQRVEDYEKEKEESYRQRRLKERERIGELGAPEVWGLSPKFPEPDSDEHTPVEDEEVKNEKSSSDSSFEEKRKKKTSRSKNKKKRKNKSSKRKHRKYSENSDSDSDSDMNSNSDDDKKRVKKAKKKEKKKKRRAKKLKKKNRKTKKESSDSSCKYSEEEFPEDNWIEQSKIADTMDLIGPEAPIIHTSQDQKPLNYGHALLPGEGAAMAEYVKAGKRIPRRGEIGLTSEEIASFECSGYVMSGSRHRRMEAVRLRKENQIYSADEKRALASFNQEERRKRENKILASFREMVYRKTKGKDDK from the coding sequence ATGGCTCCAGTATCCCGGCCCCGCTATGCCGAGGACACCCTGGGCTCTCGGAGACGACGACGGAGCTCGTCTGGGAGCCCGCCATCCACTCAGTCCACACGCTCGCCCTGGGGCGGCCGTTCCCGCTCTCACTCCCGCTGCCTTGAGGGCTTCAGGCCTCCGTGGAGTGAGTCGGGCGTGGGCACTTCCTGCCCTGTTAGCCTCTCTGGGTCTCGAGAGCCGCCCCCAGGGCTCCGCAACTATGCCTTCTCGTCCTCTTCCATCTCCTATGGCGAATATCGCTACCATCACCACAGCTGTCCGGGTAACCGGCAGCGGGTAGAAGACtatgagaaggagaaggaggagagctACCGCCAGAGGAggctgaaggagagagagaggattgGGGAGTTGGGAGCGCCTGAGGTGTGGGGGTTGTCTCCAAAGTTTCCTGAGCCAGATTCTGATGAACATACCCCAGTTGAGGATGAAGAGGTAAAGAATGAGAAGAGCAGTTCAGATTCTAGctttgaagaaaaaaggaaaaagaagaccaGTCgttcaaaaaacaagaaaaaaagaaagaataagtcaTCTAAGAGAAAACATAGGAAGTATTCTGAAAATAGTGACAGTGATTCAGACTCTGACATGAATTCTAACTCTGATGATGataaaaagagagtaaaaaaagccaagaagaaagagaagaaaaagaaacgcAGAGcaaaaaaactcaagaaaaagaATAGGAAGACTAAAAAAGAATCCAGTGACTCAAGCTGTAAATACTCAGAAGAGGAGTTTCCAGAAGATAACTGGATTGAGCAGTCAAAGATTGCAGATACCATGGATTTAATAGGTCCAGAAGCACCTATAATACATACCTCTCAAGATCAGAAACCTTTGAACTATGGTCATGCTCTGCTCCCAGGTGAAGGTGCAGCAATGGCTGAGTATGTAAAGGCTGGAAAACGTATCCCACGAAGAGGTGAAATTGGATTGACAAGTGAAGAGATTGCGTCATTTGAATGCTCAGGTTATGTCATGAGTGGCAGCAGGCATCGGAGAATGGAGGCTGTACGGCTGCGTAAGGAGAACCAGATCTACAGTGCCGATGAGAAGAGAGCCCTTGCATCCTTTAACCAAGAAGAGAGacgaaagagagaaaataagattttagcCAGTTTCCGAGAAATGGTgtacagaaagacaaaagggAAAGATGACAAGTAA